The following coding sequences lie in one Alloacidobacterium dinghuense genomic window:
- a CDS encoding type II toxin-antitoxin system Phd/YefM family antitoxin: MTATTFSSREFNQDAGRAKKAAKRGPVFITDRGRTSHVLLSIEEYEKITGTGENIVDSLAMPNAAEVEFEPPRISGNIHKPASLP, from the coding sequence ATGACTGCCACAACATTTTCCAGTCGGGAATTCAATCAGGATGCGGGCAGGGCGAAGAAAGCTGCCAAGCGAGGGCCTGTCTTTATCACTGATCGTGGGCGCACCTCTCATGTGCTTCTTTCGATCGAAGAGTACGAGAAGATTACCGGCACGGGAGAAAACATCGTTGATTCGCTGGCAATGCCAAATGCGGCCGAGGTTGAATTTGAACCGCCTCGTATCAGCGGGAATATTCATAAGCCAGCGAGTCTGCCCTGA
- a CDS encoding GNAT family N-acetyltransferase, which produces MAVIAANVETYLHNKAFAAMKQDHQHIPESDRVDQTQKSGDDEGGNLEASMTPDLETRRLLLLPPIVADAEQIQRIFPQWEIVKYLGKVVPWPYPPDGAMTFLRDQMLPSMKRGDGWAWTIRLKAAPARIIGFISLHNREETHRGFWIVPEHQGQGLMTEACNAVTDFWFNTLNMLVLRVPKAVPNIGSRRISEKQGMRLLRTEERDFVSGRYTAEIWEITAKEWNARR; this is translated from the coding sequence GTGGCAGTCATAGCGGCCAATGTAGAAACATATCTACATAATAAGGCGTTCGCAGCCATGAAGCAAGACCATCAGCACATTCCTGAGTCCGATCGGGTTGATCAGACTCAGAAATCGGGCGACGATGAAGGCGGGAATCTCGAAGCCTCAATGACCCCAGACCTCGAAACCCGGCGGCTTCTCCTTCTCCCGCCCATCGTTGCGGACGCCGAACAGATCCAGCGCATCTTCCCGCAATGGGAGATCGTGAAATACCTCGGCAAAGTTGTTCCCTGGCCGTATCCGCCCGACGGCGCAATGACATTCTTACGCGACCAGATGCTGCCATCGATGAAGCGCGGCGACGGCTGGGCCTGGACGATCCGCCTCAAAGCAGCCCCCGCCCGGATCATTGGCTTCATCAGTCTTCACAACCGCGAAGAAACCCACCGCGGCTTCTGGATCGTTCCCGAGCATCAGGGCCAGGGTCTGATGACCGAGGCCTGCAACGCCGTCACCGATTTCTGGTTCAACACCCTCAATATGCTCGTTCTCCGCGTGCCAAAAGCAGTCCCGAATATCGGCTCCCGCCGCATCTCGGAGAAACAGGGCATGCGCCTGCTCCGCACCGAGGAACGCGATTTCGTCTCTGGCCGGTACACTGCTGAAATTTGGGAGATTACCGCTAAGGAATGGAACGCTCGCCGTTAA
- a CDS encoding AEC family transporter: MQIADLILPVFAVILTGWIVGFTGYLSRALSDALIHFAYNIAMPALLIVTIAQEPSHSLINWRFLVAFGGGSLLCFTFVFGIMSIHASRSLASRTMHGMAASMTNTGFVALPVLQAIYGQHAVLPAAIATVFVAVVMFPAAVILLELDQRDARGSRTTPMVTVKHVVLNPMVISTLIGMLLSVLNLHMPGPVTAYLGILADALTPCALFAIGLGLSIDGLRANIGRASLLSAVKLVIMPVIVYGLSVSLGLDPLYTIAAVICAAVPTAKTVYILAGEYRCEEMMVASTVSMTTLVSVISLVIWLYGLSGLAKRIAAG, from the coding sequence GTGCAAATCGCTGACCTCATCCTACCTGTATTTGCAGTGATCCTGACTGGCTGGATCGTTGGCTTTACGGGGTATCTGTCGCGGGCATTGTCGGACGCACTGATTCACTTCGCTTATAACATCGCAATGCCGGCCTTGCTGATCGTCACCATTGCACAAGAGCCAAGTCATTCGCTGATTAATTGGCGCTTTCTTGTTGCCTTTGGTGGTGGCTCCCTCCTCTGCTTCACCTTCGTCTTCGGCATCATGAGCATTCATGCTTCGCGAAGTCTTGCAAGCCGAACGATGCATGGCATGGCGGCATCGATGACCAATACCGGCTTCGTCGCCTTACCCGTCCTGCAGGCGATCTATGGTCAGCACGCTGTGTTGCCGGCGGCGATCGCCACGGTATTCGTGGCCGTTGTGATGTTTCCAGCAGCTGTGATCCTGCTCGAACTTGATCAGCGAGATGCGCGTGGCTCACGCACGACCCCAATGGTCACAGTGAAGCATGTCGTGCTTAACCCGATGGTCATATCAACCCTGATTGGCATGCTTTTGTCGGTCCTCAATCTCCACATGCCCGGGCCAGTCACCGCTTACCTAGGCATCCTGGCAGATGCTCTCACGCCTTGTGCTCTATTCGCCATCGGGCTGGGGCTGTCGATCGATGGATTGCGCGCCAACATTGGTCGAGCCTCGCTGCTCTCGGCCGTCAAGCTCGTTATCATGCCTGTGATCGTGTACGGACTGAGCGTATCTCTGGGGCTCGACCCCCTCTACACCATTGCGGCTGTAATCTGCGCCGCAGTGCCCACGGCCAAGACTGTCTACATTCTTGCCGGAGAGTACCGCTGCGAGGAAATGATGGTAGCGTCCACTGTCTCGATGACAACTCTGGTTTCCGTCATCTCGCTCGTGATCTGGCTTTATGGGCTATCCGGGCTTGCGAAACGCATCGCCGCCGGATAG
- a CDS encoding type II toxin-antitoxin system VapC family toxin: MFLLDTNVVSELRRAKTGKADRNVLSWAKGVPSGRLFLSVISVLELEIGILLIERRDHHQGGLLRSWMEEQVLPSFHDRIVAIDTLVAQRCAALHVPDPCSDRDALIAATALVHGMTIVTRNTADFELTGVSLLNPWLD, from the coding sequence ATGTTCCTTTTAGACACGAATGTTGTCTCCGAATTACGCAGAGCGAAGACCGGCAAGGCTGATCGGAATGTGTTGTCCTGGGCTAAAGGCGTCCCCTCTGGACGGCTGTTTCTTTCGGTGATCTCGGTACTGGAATTGGAGATCGGGATTCTGCTGATTGAGCGCCGAGACCATCATCAAGGCGGGCTGCTTCGCTCCTGGATGGAAGAGCAGGTATTGCCTTCGTTCCATGACAGGATTGTGGCTATCGATACCTTGGTTGCCCAGCGTTGCGCGGCACTTCACGTTCCCGATCCGTGTTCTGACCGGGACGCCCTGATAGCCGCAACTGCTTTGGTCCATGGAATGACCATTGTTACGCGGAATACGGCCGATTTTGAGTTGACTGGCGTGTCGTTGCTGAATCCATGGCTAGATTAG
- a CDS encoding M61 family metallopeptidase, whose product MKAGAVLYTFFMNRFAPALFLLALTSPAVAQKQSQPEPTSMPPAIAAPVDKQYSGPVQLSVDVTDLTDRVEKVHEEIPVEQGAKEMVLLYPQWLPGEHAPGGPISALAGIVTTVDGKRVQWVRNRVNMYAFHVPLSEGAKTVGLDFDYLSPIKASSGRIEISDAMADIEWNEIVMYPAGYFSRGISVDATLKLPKGWKYATALETASNDGDTVHFERTTLNTLVDSPLYAGLYFERIDLSPTPTDTVHLNIVADKAEDLKMTPEELQAHKNLAMEADKLYGSHHYKHYDFLLLLSEKVGGVGLEHHQSSEDGLGADYLTDWAGGVSDRDLLGHEYTHSWNGKFRRPADLWTPNFNVPMRDDLLWVYEGMTQYWGNVLTARAGMRTPEQTRDILAATAAHYAISRGRDWRPLVDTTNQPIVSQRRPVSWVSYQRPEDYYEEGMLIWLDADTKIRELTGGQKSLDDFCKKFFGVYNGSFITYQYTLEDVVKDLNAVAPYDWRGFLQERVYDLHPEVPMNGFAQGGYKLVYTDKPIEWAEKEEAKAGIVSFWTSLGFSLGSYGNKGTEPKTIGNVVWDSLAFKAGVTPGMELVSVNGTAYSAKVLRDAILAAEKDKQPIQLQFHIEDRFVTIPFAYYDGLRYPSLERVERTPDRLDDILAPSKSPLPAM is encoded by the coding sequence ATGAAAGCAGGAGCCGTGCTTTACACTTTTTTCATGAACAGATTTGCTCCCGCGTTGTTTCTCCTTGCCTTGACGTCGCCTGCTGTTGCACAGAAGCAATCGCAGCCTGAGCCTACGTCGATGCCGCCCGCCATTGCGGCGCCAGTGGATAAGCAGTATTCCGGGCCGGTCCAGCTCTCCGTCGACGTTACTGACCTGACCGATCGCGTGGAGAAGGTACACGAGGAGATTCCGGTAGAGCAGGGTGCGAAGGAGATGGTGCTGCTCTATCCGCAGTGGCTTCCGGGAGAGCATGCGCCGGGTGGGCCGATCTCGGCGCTGGCTGGAATTGTGACGACGGTAGATGGCAAGCGCGTGCAATGGGTGCGTAATCGCGTGAACATGTATGCCTTTCACGTACCGCTCAGCGAGGGCGCAAAGACGGTGGGTCTGGACTTCGATTATCTCTCGCCCATCAAGGCGAGCTCTGGCCGGATTGAGATTTCCGATGCGATGGCCGATATCGAGTGGAACGAGATTGTGATGTATCCGGCGGGGTACTTCTCGCGCGGCATTTCAGTGGATGCGACGCTGAAGCTTCCCAAGGGCTGGAAGTACGCGACGGCTTTGGAGACGGCTTCGAATGATGGCGATACGGTCCACTTTGAGCGGACGACGCTGAATACGCTGGTGGATTCGCCGCTGTATGCGGGGCTTTATTTCGAGCGCATCGATCTGTCGCCGACGCCGACCGACACAGTGCATCTGAACATCGTTGCAGATAAGGCCGAAGATCTGAAGATGACGCCAGAGGAGTTGCAGGCGCATAAGAATCTGGCGATGGAGGCGGATAAGCTTTACGGATCGCACCACTACAAGCACTACGACTTTTTGCTGCTGCTCAGCGAAAAGGTGGGAGGCGTCGGGCTCGAACATCATCAGTCGAGCGAGGACGGGCTGGGCGCGGACTACCTGACGGACTGGGCGGGCGGAGTCTCGGACCGCGATCTTCTGGGGCATGAGTACACGCACTCTTGGAATGGGAAGTTCCGGAGGCCCGCCGATCTATGGACGCCGAATTTCAACGTTCCGATGCGCGATGACCTGCTGTGGGTCTACGAGGGCATGACGCAATATTGGGGCAACGTGCTGACAGCTCGCGCGGGCATGCGCACTCCGGAGCAGACGCGCGACATTCTGGCTGCTACCGCGGCACACTATGCGATCAGCCGCGGACGGGACTGGCGGCCACTGGTGGATACGACGAATCAGCCGATTGTTTCGCAGCGGCGCCCGGTGAGCTGGGTGAGCTACCAGCGGCCGGAAGATTATTACGAGGAAGGCATGCTGATCTGGCTGGACGCGGACACGAAGATTCGCGAGCTGACCGGAGGCCAGAAATCGCTGGATGACTTCTGCAAGAAGTTCTTCGGGGTCTACAACGGCAGCTTCATTACGTATCAGTACACGCTGGAGGATGTGGTGAAGGATCTGAATGCGGTTGCTCCGTATGACTGGCGCGGCTTCCTTCAGGAGAGAGTGTATGACCTGCATCCAGAGGTGCCGATGAACGGCTTTGCGCAAGGCGGCTACAAGCTGGTGTACACGGACAAGCCGATTGAGTGGGCAGAAAAGGAAGAGGCGAAGGCTGGAATCGTGAGCTTTTGGACGTCGCTGGGCTTCTCGCTTGGATCGTATGGAAACAAAGGCACGGAACCGAAGACGATCGGGAATGTGGTGTGGGACAGCCTGGCGTTCAAGGCAGGGGTGACTCCCGGTATGGAACTTGTTTCTGTGAACGGCACGGCGTACTCGGCGAAGGTGCTGCGGGATGCCATTCTTGCAGCGGAAAAAGATAAGCAACCGATACAGTTACAATTTCATATAGAGGACCGCTTCGTGACGATCCCGTTCGCTTACTATGATGGGCTGCGTTATCCATCGTTGGAGCGGGTTGAGAGGACGCCGGATCGGCTGGACGATATTCTGGCGCCGAGTAAGAGTCCGTTGCCTGCGATGTGA